One Dictyoglomus thermophilum H-6-12 DNA window includes the following coding sequences:
- a CDS encoding ThuA domain-containing protein — protein sequence MMKKVLAILGDYYHPEEKIRETLDFILRDIYQVEYVSHENFLESLRRNPYLVIIGRENKLNPQGENSPVWMSDGIENVLVDYVINGGKLFVLHSGLASYNVNGKYVRELTRGYFKYHPERKIVKYYGKYPEKDEEICFEIFDEHYFVEVDKENTNIFLYSSSSDGESIAGWYHNYGKGKVLCFTPAHNEALEDEKLRRFLRDLILWM from the coding sequence ATGATGAAAAAAGTTCTTGCTATTCTTGGAGATTACTACCATCCAGAGGAAAAAATTAGAGAGACTTTGGACTTTATTTTAAGGGATATTTACCAGGTTGAATATGTATCCCATGAAAACTTTTTAGAATCACTTAGAAGAAATCCTTATTTAGTTATTATAGGGAGAGAAAATAAGCTTAATCCTCAAGGTGAGAATTCTCCTGTTTGGATGAGTGATGGAATTGAAAACGTATTGGTAGATTATGTCATAAATGGTGGAAAACTTTTCGTTTTGCATTCTGGACTGGCATCTTATAATGTAAATGGAAAATATGTAAGAGAACTTACGAGGGGTTATTTCAAATATCATCCTGAGAGGAAGATAGTTAAATACTATGGAAAATACCCTGAGAAAGATGAGGAAATATGTTTTGAAATTTTTGATGAACATTATTTTGTAGAGGTCGATAAAGAGAATACTAATATCTTTCTGTATTCTAGCTCTTCTGACGGAGAGTCTATTGCAGGATGGTATCATAATTATGGCAAGGGAAAGGTATTATGTTTTACTCCTGCCCATAATGAGGCTTTAGAGGATGAAAAATTAAGAAGGTTCTTGAGGGATCTGATATTATGGATGTAA
- a CDS encoding bifunctional phosphoglucose/phosphomannose isomerase, with translation MVEKLDQIEEVKKLDPKDMYSAVYNLPEQIEKAAEVAYKAEIKNISDKIDKVLVLGMGGSAIGGDVLQSVLFKEAKFPVFVNRDYDLPNWVDERTLVFAVSYSGHTVETVNSAKLSYSRGASVVAVTSGGVLKEFAKEKNLTLVEIPGGMAPRAAIGYVTIPSFAILERLGLISPKRKDIEETVSYLKKKREEFKIEVPTEQNVAKKVAKMMFKHIPVIYAVEEKWKVAAYRWKCQINENSKYPAFYHFFPELNHNEIMAWEAVDDVIKPLTLIFLYTSLEGEMKIRVEFMQEKISARGVPIFLWQAEGNNPLTQFFSLTYLGDFATVYLAYLADKDPFSIGYINELKLRIGQALS, from the coding sequence ATGGTAGAAAAATTAGATCAGATTGAGGAAGTTAAGAAATTAGATCCAAAAGATATGTACTCTGCTGTTTATAATTTACCTGAACAAATTGAGAAGGCAGCTGAAGTTGCTTACAAGGCAGAAATTAAGAATATATCTGACAAAATTGACAAAGTTCTTGTACTTGGAATGGGTGGATCTGCAATAGGGGGAGATGTTTTACAAAGCGTACTCTTTAAAGAGGCAAAATTTCCTGTTTTTGTAAATAGAGACTATGATTTACCTAATTGGGTTGATGAGAGAACATTGGTTTTTGCTGTTAGTTACTCGGGACATACAGTAGAGACTGTAAATTCAGCAAAGCTTTCTTATAGTAGAGGTGCATCAGTTGTTGCCGTAACTAGTGGTGGGGTATTAAAAGAGTTTGCAAAAGAAAAGAATCTTACTTTAGTGGAAATACCTGGAGGTATGGCTCCAAGGGCAGCTATTGGATATGTAACTATTCCCTCTTTTGCAATCCTTGAGAGATTAGGTCTTATTTCTCCTAAGAGAAAGGATATAGAAGAAACAGTTTCATATTTGAAGAAAAAGAGAGAAGAATTTAAAATTGAAGTTCCTACAGAACAGAATGTGGCTAAAAAAGTTGCTAAAATGATGTTCAAACACATTCCTGTCATTTATGCTGTTGAGGAAAAATGGAAGGTTGCTGCCTACAGATGGAAATGTCAAATAAATGAGAATTCTAAATATCCTGCCTTTTATCACTTCTTCCCTGAACTAAACCATAATGAGATTATGGCCTGGGAAGCTGTAGATGATGTGATAAAACCATTAACTTTAATCTTTCTTTACACATCCCTTGAAGGAGAAATGAAGATAAGGGTTGAATTTATGCAGGAGAAGATCTCAGCAAGAGGTGTTCCCATCTTTCTTTGGCAAGCAGAAGGGAATAATCCATTAACTCAATTTTTCTCTCTTACTTATCTTGGAGATTTTGCTACCGTTTATCTTGCATATCTTGCTGATAAAGATCCTTTCTCTATAGGTTATATAAACGAATTAAAGTTA
- the rplU gene encoding 50S ribosomal protein L21, which produces MFVVVETGGKQYKLSVGSTVRVEKLQANVGDEVVLDKVLLVGKDDEVLIGQPYVEGAKVIAEVVKQDKYPKVIVFKFKRKKHYRRKYGHRQPYTQLSVKEIVLPQ; this is translated from the coding sequence ATGTTTGTGGTAGTAGAGACAGGAGGAAAGCAATACAAATTAAGTGTTGGAAGTACTGTAAGAGTGGAGAAATTACAAGCAAATGTTGGTGATGAAGTGGTTTTAGATAAGGTACTTTTAGTAGGAAAGGATGATGAAGTGCTTATTGGTCAGCCTTATGTAGAAGGAGCAAAAGTTATAGCAGAAGTGGTTAAACAAGATAAGTATCCTAAAGTGATTGTTTTCAAATTCAAGAGAAAGAAGCATTATAGAAGAAAGTATGGCCACAGACAACCTTACACTCAACTCTCTGTTAAAGAAATAGTTCTACCTCAGTAA
- a CDS encoding VOC family protein, with amino-acid sequence MSNEILGTDVVVQIGIIVKDIEKAVEEFSKIFNVEKPEIIITDIYEKAHTEYRGNPTPARAKLAFFKNFKNVEIEFIEPDENPSTWREFLDKHGEGVHHLAFFVKGTDEVVERFKNHGIEVVQKGDYTGGRYTYLNSFEKLKFIIELLENF; translated from the coding sequence ATGTCGAATGAGATTTTAGGTACTGATGTGGTGGTTCAAATTGGTATTATTGTAAAGGATATAGAAAAAGCTGTAGAGGAATTTTCGAAAATTTTTAATGTAGAAAAACCAGAGATAATAATTACTGATATTTATGAGAAGGCTCACACAGAATATAGAGGAAATCCTACTCCTGCTAGGGCAAAGCTTGCATTTTTTAAAAATTTTAAGAATGTGGAGATAGAATTTATAGAGCCTGATGAGAATCCATCCACTTGGAGAGAGTTTTTAGATAAGCATGGAGAAGGCGTTCATCATTTAGCCTTTTTTGTAAAAGGAACTGATGAGGTTGTGGAAAGATTTAAAAATCATGGAATTGAGGTAGTGCAAAAAGGAGATTACACAGGAGGAAGATATACTTATCTTAACTCCTTTGAAAAATTAAAGTTTATAATTGAACTTCTGGAGAACTTCTAA
- a CDS encoding Gfo/Idh/MocA family protein gives MKVCIIGSSGHVGYAIEGIKAAKDCEIVGVAPGSEGESMDKVLSMLRDNFKGKIYDDYELMLKELSPDIAVVACHFGDIAKVNIKALSYGCHVFTEKPLATTLEDLEKLRKVYENSGKRLCAMFGIRYRPWFFTAHKLVESGAIGEIRLINTQKSYKLGKREEFYKQRESYGGTIPWVGIHAIDWIYWFTHKKFKSIYATHSRKYNKDHGDLEVTALCHFTLEDEIFASLSIDYLRPENAPSHDDDRMRIVGTKGVIDVIFNKVFLINKDYSGQEIPLEDGGNIFVDFLKDIKGEGSCMVTAEESFYATEIALKARESADENKIIYLP, from the coding sequence ATGAAAGTATGTATAATTGGCTCCTCAGGACATGTGGGATATGCAATTGAAGGAATAAAAGCTGCGAAGGATTGTGAGATAGTGGGGGTTGCTCCTGGCTCTGAAGGGGAGAGTATGGACAAAGTTTTGAGTATGCTTAGGGATAATTTTAAGGGTAAAATCTATGATGATTATGAATTAATGTTAAAAGAGCTTTCTCCAGATATTGCGGTGGTAGCTTGCCATTTTGGAGATATAGCTAAGGTAAATATTAAAGCATTAAGTTATGGCTGTCATGTTTTCACAGAAAAGCCTCTGGCTACTACATTAGAAGATTTAGAAAAATTGAGGAAAGTTTATGAGAATTCTGGAAAAAGACTCTGCGCTATGTTTGGTATAAGATATAGACCTTGGTTTTTTACTGCCCATAAACTTGTAGAAAGTGGAGCTATAGGAGAGATAAGATTAATAAATACTCAAAAATCTTATAAATTAGGTAAAAGAGAGGAATTTTATAAGCAAAGAGAAAGTTATGGGGGAACTATTCCTTGGGTAGGTATTCATGCCATAGACTGGATTTATTGGTTTACTCATAAAAAATTTAAGAGCATATATGCAACTCATTCAAGAAAATATAATAAAGATCATGGAGATCTTGAAGTAACAGCTCTTTGTCATTTTACTTTGGAAGATGAAATCTTTGCCTCTTTAAGTATAGATTATTTACGTCCTGAGAATGCTCCATCTCATGATGATGATCGGATGAGAATTGTGGGAACTAAGGGCGTGATAGATGTTATATTCAATAAAGTGTTTCTAATCAATAAAGACTATAGTGGGCAGGAGATTCCTCTTGAAGATGGAGGAAATATATTTGTAGACTTTTTGAAAGATATAAAAGGAGAAGGAAGCTGTATGGTTACAGCAGAGGAGTCTTTTTATGCCACGGAGATAGCTCTTAAAGCAAGAGAATCTGCAGATGAGAATAAGATTATTTATCTTCCATAA
- a CDS encoding OsmC family protein has product METKVVWNGKMQFVGTTPSNFTIVMDAVPEHGGENKGPAPMELIPVALGGCTGMDVISILNKMKEKVEHFEMRITTERATEHPKVYTKVHIEYIFKGENLNEENIKKAIELSQNKYCSVSAILRGTAEVTYSYKIL; this is encoded by the coding sequence ATGGAAACAAAAGTAGTATGGAACGGAAAAATGCAATTTGTAGGTACTACTCCATCAAATTTCACCATTGTTATGGATGCAGTTCCTGAACATGGAGGAGAGAATAAAGGTCCAGCACCTATGGAGCTTATCCCTGTAGCCCTTGGAGGATGTACTGGAATGGATGTTATCTCTATTTTAAATAAAATGAAAGAAAAAGTGGAACATTTTGAAATGAGAATTACCACAGAAAGAGCTACAGAACATCCTAAGGTTTACACTAAAGTGCATATAGAATATATCTTTAAAGGAGAGAATCTTAACGAGGAAAATATTAAAAAGGCTATAGAGCTTTCTCAAAATAAATATTGTTCAGTATCTGCCATATTAAGAGGAACAGCTGAAGTAACTTATTCTTATAAAATTCTGTAA
- a CDS encoding DUF362 domain-containing protein: protein MSKVAITRTNEDLYKSVGDAIDLIGGIGKYVKKGDTVLIKPNAFINKEEKGFISDPKVVLSLAKLCKEQGAKEVYIGERTPTVFKWYKKEDINFAKIVCFDDPPHNLRTLPEAEVIKSAVPIPKIVEECDVFINVPGLRFHALTIISNGMKNMMGIMPKETTLLIHVSGLEDAIVDLNRFRKSDLVVTTAIHTLVGNFPVSGYGIESNTLIVGDNVVAVDAIAAKILKVDPYEIRHLTLANKLGLGPIDLPEIELSGVPIESLEWREKIVRPVLDYEEFRDKINIIDPSKNCLGCKRAMASGIAGIFEENPKADLKDITLVIGPVEELNKHKLTDKIILFGNCTFPYKDKGLYVQGCPPRANMAKQAIKKIMEDK, encoded by the coding sequence ATGAGTAAGGTTGCTATAACAAGAACAAATGAAGACCTATATAAATCAGTAGGTGATGCTATTGATTTAATAGGTGGAATAGGAAAATATGTAAAAAAAGGAGACACAGTTTTAATAAAACCTAACGCCTTTATCAATAAGGAAGAAAAAGGATTTATATCTGATCCTAAAGTTGTGCTATCCCTTGCTAAGCTTTGTAAAGAGCAAGGAGCAAAAGAGGTATATATTGGAGAGAGAACCCCTACAGTCTTCAAGTGGTATAAAAAAGAAGATATAAACTTTGCAAAAATAGTATGTTTTGATGATCCTCCTCATAACTTAAGGACTTTACCTGAAGCAGAAGTAATCAAATCTGCCGTACCTATTCCTAAAATCGTAGAAGAATGTGATGTTTTTATAAATGTTCCTGGCCTAAGATTCCATGCCTTAACCATAATCTCAAATGGAATGAAAAATATGATGGGAATCATGCCCAAAGAAACCACTTTATTGATACATGTGTCAGGATTGGAAGATGCTATAGTGGACTTAAATCGATTTAGAAAAAGCGATCTTGTGGTAACTACAGCTATACATACTCTTGTTGGAAACTTTCCTGTCAGTGGTTACGGTATAGAAAGTAATACTTTAATTGTAGGAGATAACGTGGTCGCTGTAGATGCAATAGCTGCTAAGATATTAAAGGTAGATCCTTATGAAATAAGACATTTAACCCTTGCTAATAAATTAGGTCTTGGCCCTATAGATCTCCCTGAGATAGAACTATCAGGAGTGCCTATAGAATCTCTTGAATGGCGGGAGAAAATTGTAAGGCCAGTATTAGACTACGAAGAATTCAGGGATAAAATTAATATCATTGATCCATCGAAAAACTGCTTAGGTTGTAAAAGAGCAATGGCAAGTGGAATTGCAGGTATTTTTGAAGAAAACCCTAAGGCTGATTTAAAAGATATAACTCTAGTAATTGGTCCTGTAGAAGAGCTTAATAAACATAAACTTACAGATAAAATAATACTTTTTGGTAATTGTACTTTCCCATATAAAGATAAAGGACTATATGTACAAGGATGTCCCCCAAGAGCTAATATGGCTAAACAAGCTATAAAGAAAATTATGGAAGATAAATAA
- the gltX gene encoding glutamate--tRNA ligase, which translates to MDNVRVRIAPSPTGYLHVGTAHTALFNWLFARHNKGTFILRIEDTDLARSTKEYEENIIEGLKWLGLYWDEGPYYQTQRLDLYRKYADELLKKGLAYYCYCTPEELEERRKEALAQKKPPRYDRKCLYLSDEERARYEREGRKPAIRLLVPEGKTVFNDIIRGEIEFNNEDIGDFVIMKSDGIPTYNFAVVIDDYTMGITHVIRGEDHISNTPKQLFIYNAFGWTPPEFAHLPLLLGPDRSKLSKRHGVTSVTEYKKMGYLPQALVNYLALLGWTPEENREIYTVEELIELFDLRRVTKNPGIFDVTKLEWINTQHIRRLSLEELADLTYPFLKEAEWFKEENFNKEYYLKVLSLLQERLKTLAQIKEYADYFFVDDLDYDVETVKKVCKHPDTPLYLEKIKDVWSQLSEFTAENLEASLKKLAEENQIPTKNLVHPIRVALTNKTVGPGLYEIAEVLGKEKTLKRLEKFIQFLKTL; encoded by the coding sequence ATGGATAATGTAAGAGTAAGAATTGCGCCAAGTCCTACAGGCTATTTACATGTAGGTACAGCACATACCGCTTTGTTTAACTGGCTCTTTGCAAGACATAATAAAGGAACCTTTATTTTAAGAATAGAAGATACGGACCTTGCTAGATCTACAAAAGAATACGAAGAGAACATAATTGAAGGACTAAAATGGTTAGGACTCTATTGGGATGAAGGACCTTATTATCAAACTCAGAGATTAGACCTATATAGAAAATATGCCGATGAACTTCTGAAAAAAGGTCTTGCCTACTATTGCTATTGTACCCCTGAGGAATTAGAAGAAAGAAGAAAAGAAGCCCTTGCTCAGAAAAAACCGCCAAGATATGACAGAAAATGTCTATACCTATCCGACGAAGAGAGAGCAAGATATGAAAGAGAGGGAAGAAAACCTGCCATAAGACTTCTTGTACCAGAAGGAAAGACAGTGTTTAATGACATCATTAGGGGAGAAATAGAGTTTAACAACGAAGATATTGGAGACTTTGTAATTATGAAATCCGATGGAATACCTACTTACAATTTTGCAGTAGTAATTGATGACTACACCATGGGAATAACCCACGTTATAAGAGGAGAAGATCACATATCAAACACTCCAAAACAACTATTTATTTATAACGCTTTTGGTTGGACTCCTCCTGAATTTGCTCATCTTCCGTTACTTCTTGGTCCTGATCGCTCAAAACTATCCAAGAGACATGGTGTAACCTCGGTTACTGAATACAAAAAAATGGGATATCTTCCACAAGCTTTAGTAAACTATCTTGCTCTCTTAGGATGGACCCCTGAAGAGAATAGAGAAATATACACTGTAGAAGAATTGATAGAGCTTTTTGACTTAAGAAGAGTTACTAAGAATCCAGGAATATTTGATGTAACAAAACTTGAGTGGATAAATACTCAACATATAAGAAGATTATCCTTAGAAGAGCTTGCAGATCTCACTTATCCTTTTTTAAAGGAAGCAGAATGGTTTAAAGAAGAGAATTTTAACAAAGAATACTATCTTAAAGTTCTTAGCCTTCTTCAGGAAAGATTAAAAACTCTTGCTCAAATTAAAGAATACGCAGATTACTTCTTTGTAGATGATCTTGACTATGATGTTGAAACAGTAAAGAAAGTATGTAAACATCCTGATACTCCCCTTTATCTTGAAAAAATAAAAGATGTATGGAGTCAGTTAAGCGAATTCACTGCAGAAAACTTAGAAGCATCACTAAAAAAATTGGCTGAAGAGAATCAAATTCCCACAAAGAATCTTGTACATCCAATTCGTGTGGCTTTAACTAATAAAACAGTAGGTCCAGGGCTCTACGAAATTGCCGAAGTACTTGGAAAAGAAAAAACCTTAAAAAGATTAGAAAAATTCATTCAATTCTTAAAAACTCTGTAA
- a CDS encoding YaaC family protein, with product MIRRSPYKDLMKYEKILSEDLGEGERLFLHYTLIQAKSNLEVAENSDYFVSPLLFFYGLVALSKIIILIKTKTIPREVLHGLTVRIAGEKSVDWTKDYDPRIETVLVKEKGLFPTFYKTISTYSLPEGEKYTLGDLFLFLNKRTSLDTLAIHYLILFLLSMLTRYEPQKWGWAYEKSSFSRELQTYLKIIGRDVYDLWKEKIKL from the coding sequence ATGATAAGACGCTCTCCTTATAAAGATCTAATGAAGTATGAGAAGATCCTATCAGAAGATTTAGGAGAAGGAGAGCGTCTTTTTCTCCACTACACTTTAATCCAGGCAAAAAGCAACTTAGAAGTTGCAGAAAATTCTGATTATTTTGTTTCTCCTCTACTCTTCTTTTATGGGTTAGTGGCTCTTTCCAAAATTATAATTTTAATTAAGACAAAAACAATTCCAAGAGAAGTACTTCATGGATTAACGGTAAGAATAGCAGGAGAGAAATCTGTAGATTGGACAAAAGATTATGATCCAAGAATTGAGACAGTGCTTGTAAAAGAAAAAGGACTTTTTCCTACTTTTTATAAAACTATCTCTACTTACTCCCTTCCAGAAGGTGAAAAATATACTTTAGGAGATTTATTTTTATTCCTTAACAAGAGAACCTCTTTAGATACTTTAGCTATCCATTACCTAATTCTTTTTCTTCTAAGTATGCTTACCAGGTATGAACCTCAAAAATGGGGATGGGCCTATGAAAAATCCTCATTCTCCCGTGAATTGCAAACCTATTTAAAGATTATAGGTAGAGATGTTTATGATCTTTGGAAAGAGAAAATCAAATTATAG
- the nadD gene encoding nicotinate-nucleotide adenylyltransferase — MKIGILGGTFDPIHYGHLWFAEYARERFKLDKVFFIPNKIPPHRETPLATSKQRYEMVLLATLSNPCFEVLPIELEREGISYMVDTIRDLSSCFSFDELYLLLGNDAFRDFLKWKEPYKIIEKASIIVGSRGIEDYSSDLKNFIKNFENKIFFLDFPYYPISAKEIRERVKRGLSIKYLVPESVEDYIIKNGIYL; from the coding sequence ATGAAAATAGGTATTTTAGGAGGAACTTTCGATCCCATACATTATGGACATCTCTGGTTTGCAGAATATGCCAGAGAGAGATTCAAACTGGATAAAGTTTTCTTCATACCTAATAAGATACCTCCCCATCGAGAAACACCTCTGGCTACATCAAAACAAAGGTATGAAATGGTTCTTTTAGCTACTCTTAGCAATCCTTGTTTTGAGGTTCTTCCTATTGAACTTGAAAGAGAAGGTATTTCATATATGGTGGATACTATTAGAGATTTATCCTCGTGTTTTTCTTTTGATGAACTTTATCTTCTTTTAGGTAATGATGCTTTTAGAGACTTCTTGAAATGGAAGGAGCCATATAAGATCATTGAAAAAGCTAGTATTATAGTTGGAAGTAGAGGGATAGAAGATTATTCTTCTGATTTAAAGAACTTTATTAAGAATTTTGAAAATAAAATATTTTTCTTAGATTTTCCCTATTATCCTATATCTGCAAAGGAGATAAGAGAAAGAGTAAAAAGAGGGTTATCTATAAAATATCTTGTCCCTGAGAGTGTAGAAGATTATATTATTAAGAATGGGATATATTTATAA
- the obgE gene encoding GTPase ObgE, which yields MFIDRAKIYVKAGDGGNGCVAFRREKFVPRGGPAGGDGGKGGDVIIEADENLDTLLDFHYKRHYYAERGEHGKGKNQKGKDGEDLIIKVPTGTLIFDAETGELIADLVSHGQRVVVARGGKGGRGNTHFATSTRQAPYFAEKGEKGEERWLYLELKLLADVGLVGLPNAGKSTLLSKISNANPEIAPYPFTTKTPNLGVVEREDITFTVADIPGLIEGAHENKGMGDEFLRHIERTLVLVFVIDAADLVTPPQKAYEILKKELYLYSPKLLEKPRIIAINKIDLPEAQERLPEIEKWLKNEGVPYVFISAKEGINIDKLLELMEKYVRERKESIPVVEVDKEIQETKEGRVETEEIPEVIREKDLWILKDKKTESLANKLDLYNPQAFSYFSNYIKRRGIIKLINRAKVKDGEKIKIGDYIFKYNAKTNSLEILE from the coding sequence ATGTTTATTGATAGAGCAAAGATATATGTAAAAGCTGGAGATGGGGGTAATGGGTGTGTAGCTTTTAGAAGGGAGAAATTTGTACCAAGAGGTGGTCCTGCAGGTGGTGATGGAGGCAAGGGTGGAGATGTAATAATCGAAGCCGATGAAAATTTAGATACTCTTCTTGATTTTCATTATAAAAGGCATTATTACGCTGAGAGAGGAGAACACGGCAAAGGGAAAAATCAAAAAGGAAAAGATGGAGAAGATCTTATTATCAAAGTCCCTACGGGGACTTTGATTTTTGATGCTGAGACAGGAGAACTAATTGCAGATTTAGTGAGTCATGGGCAAAGGGTTGTAGTAGCACGTGGGGGAAAAGGGGGAAGAGGTAATACTCATTTTGCTACCTCTACCCGTCAAGCCCCTTATTTTGCTGAAAAGGGAGAAAAAGGAGAAGAAAGGTGGCTTTATCTTGAATTAAAACTTCTTGCTGATGTAGGCCTTGTAGGACTTCCTAATGCTGGTAAATCTACTCTTCTTTCAAAAATTTCTAATGCAAATCCGGAGATAGCTCCATATCCCTTCACTACAAAAACTCCTAACTTAGGTGTGGTAGAAAGAGAAGACATTACTTTCACTGTTGCTGATATACCAGGGCTTATAGAGGGAGCCCATGAAAACAAAGGAATGGGGGACGAGTTCTTAAGACATATAGAAAGAACTTTGGTATTGGTTTTTGTAATTGATGCTGCAGATTTAGTAACCCCTCCACAAAAGGCTTACGAGATCTTAAAGAAAGAGTTATACCTTTATAGTCCAAAGCTTTTAGAGAAACCAAGAATAATAGCAATTAACAAAATAGATCTTCCAGAGGCTCAAGAGAGGCTTCCTGAGATAGAAAAATGGTTAAAAAATGAGGGGGTTCCGTATGTTTTTATATCAGCTAAAGAAGGTATTAACATAGACAAACTTTTAGAACTCATGGAGAAATATGTAAGAGAGAGAAAGGAAAGCATTCCAGTGGTTGAAGTGGATAAAGAAATACAAGAAACAAAGGAAGGTAGGGTAGAGACAGAAGAAATTCCAGAGGTTATAAGGGAAAAAGATCTTTGGATATTAAAGGATAAGAAGACAGAAAGCCTTGCTAATAAACTTGATTTATATAACCCTCAAGCCTTTTCTTATTTTTCAAACTATATCAAGAGACGAGGTATAATAAAATTAATAAACAGAGCTAAAGTGAAAGATGGTGAGAAAATAAAAATAGGAGATTATATATTTAAATACAATGCAAAAACTAATTCATTGGAGATTTTAGAATGA
- the rpmA gene encoding 50S ribosomal protein L27: protein MAHKKSGGASRNGRDSNPKYLGVKRFEGQIVDAGNILVRQRGTKIYPGINVGLGRDFTLYALKPGIVKFSIKHGKKYVNVLPIQ from the coding sequence ATGGCTCACAAGAAATCAGGTGGTGCAAGTAGGAACGGAAGAGATAGTAATCCTAAGTACTTGGGTGTTAAAAGATTTGAAGGGCAAATAGTAGATGCAGGTAATATTCTTGTAAGGCAGAGAGGTACAAAAATTTATCCTGGTATAAATGTAGGGCTTGGTAGAGACTTTACTCTTTATGCTCTAAAACCTGGAATAGTAAAATTCTCTATAAAACACGGTAAAAAATACGTAAACGTACTTCCTATTCAATAG
- a CDS encoding polyprenyl synthetase family protein produces the protein MDVNEIQKFLLIIENKLQENWSKFSTNIPIHLITAYHMGWVDEDLIPITNIRRGKRLRPLFCVLVNQTLNGVLDDALEIGSAIEFLHNFSLVHDDIQDQDEKRHGKWTVWKIWGEAQAINVGDLLFNMVFQVLTNLKSPLLLSKSLKELTETIRELIEGQYLDISFEKRKDISLKEYLMMIDKKTAKLFSTSFYLGAFSATYKEEISKLFQDIGRNFGLFFQIADDAMGIWGDPEKTGKNAFADLWRKKKTYPILYLYSEASDKEKRMIEEIWGRDIVTEKDIEYLLDRLEKKRVKEATFNLAEKYFGESYKKLLSFQDLYNISLLRKLFEDYYNLIFSFQRS, from the coding sequence ATGGATGTAAATGAGATTCAAAAATTTTTATTAATAATAGAGAATAAACTTCAAGAGAATTGGTCTAAGTTTTCTACTAATATTCCTATTCATTTAATTACAGCCTATCATATGGGATGGGTCGATGAAGATCTAATTCCTATTACAAACATCAGACGTGGGAAAAGACTGAGGCCTCTTTTTTGTGTTTTAGTAAATCAGACCTTGAATGGGGTTTTGGATGACGCATTAGAGATAGGATCTGCTATTGAATTTTTGCATAATTTCTCTTTAGTACATGATGATATTCAAGATCAAGATGAGAAAAGACATGGAAAGTGGACTGTCTGGAAAATATGGGGAGAGGCTCAGGCAATAAATGTAGGGGATCTTCTTTTTAATATGGTTTTTCAGGTACTCACTAACCTTAAATCTCCTCTTTTGCTTTCTAAATCCTTAAAAGAGCTAACCGAGACTATAAGGGAGCTCATTGAGGGACAATATTTAGATATTTCCTTTGAGAAGAGAAAGGATATAAGTCTCAAAGAGTACTTAATGATGATAGACAAAAAAACTGCTAAGCTTTTCTCTACGAGTTTTTATCTTGGGGCTTTTTCTGCTACTTATAAAGAAGAGATTTCTAAACTTTTTCAAGATATAGGCAGAAATTTTGGATTATTCTTCCAGATTGCTGATGATGCTATGGGAATATGGGGTGATCCTGAAAAGACAGGAAAAAATGCCTTTGCGGATTTATGGAGAAAGAAGAAAACTTATCCTATTTTGTATTTGTATTCCGAAGCTTCTGATAAAGAAAAACGCATGATAGAAGAAATATGGGGTAGGGATATTGTTACCGAGAAAGACATTGAATATCTCTTAGATCGTTTGGAGAAGAAAAGAGTTAAAGAGGCAACATTTAATCTTGCAGAGAAGTATTTTGGTGAAAGTTATAAAAAGCTCTTATCTTTTCAGGATTTATACAATATCTCTCTTTTGAGAAAACTCTTTGAAGATTACTATAATTTGATTTTCTCTTTCCAAAGATCATAA